In the bacterium genome, TCAAGCGCATGCTCGCCTATTCAAGCATCGAGCACATGGGCATCATGGCCATCGGCGTGGGCGTCGGCGGGCTGGGCACATTCGGCTCGCTGTTGCATGCGGTTAATCACTCCCTGACGAAGGCGATGCTGTTTCTGGTCGCCGGCAATATTCTGGCGCGTTATCGAACGAAATCGACCAAACTTGTCAACGGGGTCCTCGCCGAGCTGCCGGGCTCGGGGGTCCTGTGGATGGCGGGCCTGCTGGCGATCACCGGCACGCCACCGTTTGGCCTGTTCCAGAGCGAATTGACAATCCTTCGTGCCGCGTTTGGGTCGGGTCGGTACGTCGTGGCGGTCCTGCTGCTGCTTGCCCTTGTTGCCATCTTCGTGGCGATGGCGGCGATTATGACACGGATGCTCTACGGCCAGGCGCGCGAAGGGTCGGCACCGTCTCCCGGCGAGGCGGCGGCCGCGGTCGTGCCGCCGGCCGTGCTGTGTATGGCCGTGCTGATACTGGGCCTCTACCTCCCCCCCGCGCTGAACGGACTGCTGAGGGAAGCGGCCAATCTGCTGGATGTGCGTCTATGAGCGCGTCGGATTTCCATGTCTGTCAACCCGGGACCGTTATCGATCGGCGCGACATCGCGCCCGTCGTATTCGACGTGTTCGCTGAGACGATCACCAGCGGGGTCCGCGATGGCGATCGGTTGCTGGCGCTTGTCGCGCAACCGTCGGGAACCGGCCACCGGCTCTATGGCGTGCTGACGCTGCGCGATCAGGGCGCGTTGGGAGTCATCGCGACGGACGTGGCCGACTCGTTTCCTTCGCTGACTCGACAGTGTGCGTCGGCGCACCTGTTTGAACGCGAGATCGCCGAGACCTCGGGGCTTCGACCCGACGGACATCCATGGCTCAAACCCGTTCGTTTCCTGCGTTCGCCGGTCGGCGTCACAGAGTTCTTTGCGATGTCCGGGGCCGATGTGCATGAGGTCGCGGTCGGACCGGTGCACGCGGGCGTGATCGAGCCGGGTCACTTTCGCTTTGCCTGCGTGGGTGAGACGGTGCTCCATCTGGAGATTGCCCTGGGTTACCAGCATCGGGGCATCGAGCCGGCGCTGGTCGGCGGCCCGGGGCTCCGGACGATCCACTACATGGAGACGCTGGCCGGCGACACATCGGTGGGCCATGCCACGGCCTATTGCCAGAATCTCGAAACCCTGGCGCACCGCCCGGCGCCGCCGCGCGGCATGATGCTGCGCAGCGTTGCGCTCGAACTGGAGCGCCTGGCCAATCATGTGGGTGATCTGGGCGCGCTCGCCGGTGATGTCGGCTTTCTCCCGGTGGCATCGCATTGCGGACGAATTCGCGGCGAATTCCTGAACCTGACGTCGCTGATTTGCGGCAACCGCCTCGGGCGCGGCATCGCGCGGCCTGGCGGCGTCGGCTTCGATCTGGATGACGGCCAGATTGAAACACTCTTGCGCAACCTGAAGCGCGCCTCCGAGGAGGCGAGGGACGCGCTTCAACTGCTCTGGGATTCGCCGTCGGCGATGGACCGCTTCGAAACCACCGGCTCACTGACCGCGCCGCTTTGTCGCGAACTGGGAATCGTCGGACCGCCGGCGCGCGCGGCGGGGCTGGAACGGGACGCGCGTCTGGAATTCCCCTCCGACCTGTTCCGCTTCGCGCAGATTCCCGTGTCGCTTTGGCAGTCCGGCGACGTGTTCGCGCGTGCCTACGTGCGCTGGTTGGAGATTATTCGTTCCAGTGAGTTCATAGCCGCCCAGCTGGCGGCGGCTCCGCCGGGCCCCTGCCGGGCGCCGGTCGGTCAACTGGCGCCCAATGCGTTGACGGTTTCCCTCGTCGAAGGCTGGCGCGGCGAAATCTGTCACGTGGCGTGCACGGACGACGATGGACGATTTGCCTGGTACAAGGTCGTTGATCCGTCGTTCCACAATTGGCAGGGCCTGGCCATGGCCATGCGCAACCAGCCGATATCGGATTTCCCGCTCTGTAACAAGAGTTTCAACCTGTCGTATTGCGGCCATGACCTGTAGCAGCGACCGCCGGCCACTTCCATTCCGATGCCCTCCGGCGTGCGGTCCCGGGGACACCTGCCCATGCTGAAGACTCTGCTCACTCGTATGAGATTCGGAAATCGCACGATCGCGTTTCCCGCGGAAGCGCCGTCCTTGCCCGATCGTTATCTCGGGCGCCCGGTCATCGGTCCGCAGCCGTGCGCGGCCGGCTGCCGCGAGTGTGTCGACGTCTGCCCGACGACGGCGATCTCCGTTGCGGACCTTCATCCGGCGCTGGATCTGGGGCGGTGCATCTTCTGCGCGGACTGCCTCCGCGCCTGTCCGGAGGGCACGATTCGGTTCTCCCGCGACCCGGCGATGTCAGCGTCGGCGCGCGGCGATCTGGTCGTCGGGCATAAAGCCGAAGCGGCCATGGTCAGACGCCTCAATCACGAGATGCTGCGATTGTTCAAACGATCGTTGCGGCTGCGGCAGGTCAGCGCCGGCGGGTGCAACGGCTGCGAAGTTGAGGTGAACGTTCTCGCCACCATCGTCTATGACATTGGCCGATTCGGCATTCAATATGTGGCGTCGCCAAGGCACGCCGATGGTCTGCTGATCACCGGCCCGGTGACGGAGAACATGAAGCTGGCGTTGCAGAAAACGTACGATGCGGTTCCCGACCCCAAAATCGTGATTGCCGTCGGGGCTTGCGCCATCGCCGGCGGCCCCTTTATCGACCATCCGCAGGTCCATAACGGCGCGGCCGGCGTCGTTCCGGTCGATCTCTACATTCCTGGTTGTCCGCCGCATCCGATTACGATCCTTGACGGCTTGCTGCGGCTGCTGGGAAGGATGCCGGCACGGACACCGGGTGTCTGACCGGCCTCGCCACGGGAACCCCCACACTGGCGGGAACGTGACAGACTGGCGCGCCTGCGGCGGAACGACCACCTCTCTGCCTTAGAGGTCACTGTCATTTCCGGGGAGAAACACGACGGGCGGGTCGGAGACCCGCCCGCGCTCGTGAGGGTTGATGTCGCGTTAATACGCCAGCAGATCGCGGACGGCCTTCTCGATGTCGTCGTTCTGCGGCAGGATGGCGTCCTCGACCTCGGGGCCATATGACACCGGGCAGTCGAGCGCGCCGACGCGGCGCACCGGGGCATCGAGATGCTCAAAGCAGTTCTCGGTGATCCAGGCGGCGATCTCGGCGCCGAAGCCGACGAACTTTACGTCTTCATGCACCACCAGCACGCGGTTGGTCTTCTTTACCGAGGCGGCGACAATCTCCTGATCCCACGGCACGATGGTGCGCAGGTCGATGACCTCGAGGCTGATTCCTTCGGCCTCGAGTTTTTGCGCGGTCTGCTGGGACTTCAGCACGGTGGCGCCATAGGTGACGATGGTCATGTCGGCGCCTTCGCGCACGATGCGTCCGCGTCCGAAGGGAATTGTAAACTCCGGGCCGGGGTACTTCGACTTGAGAATCGGCTGACGGTAGAGGCGCTTGTGCTCCAGGTAGAGCACCGGGTCCTCGCAGCGCAACGCGGTGCGCAAGAGGCCGACGGCATCGAGCGCATTCGACGGGAAGGCGATGAGCAGCCCGGGGAAATGCGCGAAGGTGCCTTCGATGGATTGCGAATGATAGGGCGCGCCGGAGCCGCCGAGATAGCCGCCGACGGCGACGCGGATGACCGCCGGGGCCGACCAGGTGTTGTTGGAGCGCCAGCGGATCTTGGCCAGCTCGTTGACGATCTGCATCGTGGCCGGCCAGATGTAGTCGCCGAACTGAATCTCGGCGACCGGCTTGAGGCCATGCGCCGCCATGCCGACGGAGGTGCCGACGATGGTCGCTTCGGCCAGCTGCGAATTGTAGACGCGCAGCGAGCCATACGCCTTCTGCAGTCCGATGGTCGCCTTGAACACGCCCCCCTTGCCGGGGACCTTCTGCATCAGCTCTTCCAGACCGACATCGGCGACATCCTCGCCGAAGACGACGATGCGCGGGTCGCGCTTCATCTCATCGTGGAGGGTCTTGTTGACGCCCTGAATCAGCGTCACTTCGGCCTCCTCGAATTGCGGCTCGCTCAGGAAGCGGTCGGAGCGGACATCAACGTCGGGCGAAGTGACATACAGGAGCGCCGTATCCTTCGCCGGACGGCGCGCGGTCAGCGCCGCCTCGGCGGCGGCGTTGATCTCGGCATCCACCTCATCGCGCAGTTTCTGCAGCTGCTCCTCGGTGGCCACGCCCTCGCGGACGAGATAGGCGGGGAACTTCTTGAGCGGATCGCGCGCGGCCTCGGCCTCGCGCATCTCGGGCGTCTTGTACAACTTGTCGTCGTCGGATTCGGAGTGCGAATACGGACGCACCACATGCGCGTGAACCAGGCAGGGCTTGTGCTCGACGCGCAGCCGGTGCTCCAGCCCCTTGAAGACGTTGTAGCACTCGACCGGATCGGTGCCGTCGACTTCGACAATCTCCAGCAGCCCGCGCTCGACAAACCCATTCAGCAGCTTGGAGGCCGAGCCGCCGGCGGTCTGCTGCACCTTCGGCACTGAGATGGCGTAGCCGTTGTCCTCGATCAGGAACAGGACACCCAGCTGGCCATACTTGGTTTCCAGACAGGCGGCGTTGAGGGCCTCCCAGAACTCGCCCTGCGAAGTGGTGCCATCGCCGGTGGAGGTGTAGACAAATTCATCGGGGTGAAACTTCGCGACGGCCTTGGCCGCGTCGGGGTTGTTGCGCAGATAACGAGAGGCCTGCGCACAGCCGACCGCCTCGAGAAACTGCGTGCCGGTGCAGGAGGAACGGCTGACGAAATTCGCCTTGGGGATTGACCAGTGCGAGGGCATCGATCGTCCGCCGCTTGTGCCATCGGCGGCGCCCACTGAGTCGAGAAGCATCTCGGCCGGGGTCAACCCCAGCGCCAGCGCCAGCGCGCGGTCGCGATAGTAGCCCCAGAACCAGTCGACGCCGGGACGCGCCACGAGCCCGAGCGCCGCCAGCACCGCCTCATGGCCGGCGCCCGAAATCT is a window encoding:
- a CDS encoding NADH-quinone oxidoreductase subunit C; the encoded protein is MSASDFHVCQPGTVIDRRDIAPVVFDVFAETITSGVRDGDRLLALVAQPSGTGHRLYGVLTLRDQGALGVIATDVADSFPSLTRQCASAHLFEREIAETSGLRPDGHPWLKPVRFLRSPVGVTEFFAMSGADVHEVAVGPVHAGVIEPGHFRFACVGETVLHLEIALGYQHRGIEPALVGGPGLRTIHYMETLAGDTSVGHATAYCQNLETLAHRPAPPRGMMLRSVALELERLANHVGDLGALAGDVGFLPVASHCGRIRGEFLNLTSLICGNRLGRGIARPGGVGFDLDDGQIETLLRNLKRASEEARDALQLLWDSPSAMDRFETTGSLTAPLCRELGIVGPPARAAGLERDARLEFPSDLFRFAQIPVSLWQSGDVFARAYVRWLEIIRSSEFIAAQLAAAPPGPCRAPVGQLAPNALTVSLVEGWRGEICHVACTDDDGRFAWYKVVDPSFHNWQGLAMAMRNQPISDFPLCNKSFNLSYCGHDL
- the nuoB gene encoding NADH-quinone oxidoreductase subunit NuoB; amino-acid sequence: MLKTLLTRMRFGNRTIAFPAEAPSLPDRYLGRPVIGPQPCAAGCRECVDVCPTTAISVADLHPALDLGRCIFCADCLRACPEGTIRFSRDPAMSASARGDLVVGHKAEAAMVRRLNHEMLRLFKRSLRLRQVSAGGCNGCEVEVNVLATIVYDIGRFGIQYVASPRHADGLLITGPVTENMKLALQKTYDAVPDPKIVIAVGACAIAGGPFIDHPQVHNGAAGVVPVDLYIPGCPPHPITILDGLLRLLGRMPARTPGV
- a CDS encoding dehydrogenase E1 component subunit alpha/beta, with the protein product MSKPKRAPGGKSASGTDTLSVEQLLQLYRWIYTSRRVDDMERKLKTQSRVYFQISGAGHEAVLAALGLVARPGVDWFWGYYRDRALALALGLTPAEMLLDSVGAADGTSGGRSMPSHWSIPKANFVSRSSCTGTQFLEAVGCAQASRYLRNNPDAAKAVAKFHPDEFVYTSTGDGTTSQGEFWEALNAACLETKYGQLGVLFLIEDNGYAISVPKVQQTAGGSASKLLNGFVERGLLEIVEVDGTDPVECYNVFKGLEHRLRVEHKPCLVHAHVVRPYSHSESDDDKLYKTPEMREAEAARDPLKKFPAYLVREGVATEEQLQKLRDEVDAEINAAAEAALTARRPAKDTALLYVTSPDVDVRSDRFLSEPQFEEAEVTLIQGVNKTLHDEMKRDPRIVVFGEDVADVGLEELMQKVPGKGGVFKATIGLQKAYGSLRVYNSQLAEATIVGTSVGMAAHGLKPVAEIQFGDYIWPATMQIVNELAKIRWRSNNTWSAPAVIRVAVGGYLGGSGAPYHSQSIEGTFAHFPGLLIAFPSNALDAVGLLRTALRCEDPVLYLEHKRLYRQPILKSKYPGPEFTIPFGRGRIVREGADMTIVTYGATVLKSQQTAQKLEAEGISLEVIDLRTIVPWDQEIVAASVKKTNRVLVVHEDVKFVGFGAEIAAWITENCFEHLDAPVRRVGALDCPVSYGPEVEDAILPQNDDIEKAVRDLLAY